One region of Rhizoctonia solani chromosome 9, complete sequence genomic DNA includes:
- a CDS encoding L-sorbosone dehydrogenase, giving the protein MRSLSLALLGGALSAIALPDTPGECQPSLSLSFAYQPTVVEGLSARVIYKNLTTPRGVRFDQDVNLLVVERGKGIIALTERDDATCGGWEKRTVITQSDLEHGIEVGPIPGNKDKQYLYASSKEKVYRWEYNPKNAAIIGNPTIIAFNMSNSDHVTRTLLLQPGEDGQSEYLIVSRGSASNFDESSADVNAGPAQIRRFPLTKSDRPTEGYSWNQGTVLAWGVRNGVGIALSKDGKDLWEIENSSDNLRWRGVNIHTDNPSEELNRISLRDPENIPIESKFYGYPSCYTAWNSSSVPRNESQPVFDLPTGAQFSRRPVGTQPDDAWCQNPNNNKPPRLSFQAHSAPLDLVFYDNSKCVPRDNNVGISRKWDGDAFTSFRGSWNRRPPTGYSVVRIPWEGDAPRAPANSVNGYEHIVYAPDLTKCPSQCIRPVGLAFGEKGQLYVSSDETGEIFVIENKEAQLTAN; this is encoded by the exons ATGCGTTCTCTCTCCCTTGCTCTCCTTGGTGGTGCTCTCTCTGCTATTGCTTTGCCTGATACCCCTGGCGAATGCCAGCCCTCCTTGTCGTTATCATTTGCGTACCAGCCGACTGTCGTTGAAGGACTCTCTGCTCGTGTCATTTATAAGAACTTGACTACCCCTCGTGGTGTTCGCTTCGATCAAGATGTCAACTTGCTTGTGGTAGAACGCGGCAAGGGCATCATTGCATTGACCGAGCGCGATGATGCCACCTGCGGCGGTTGGGAGAAGCGCACTGTCATAACCCAATCCGACTTGGAGCACGGCATTGAAGTTGGGCCAATTCCTGGAAACAAAGACAAGCAGTATCTCTACGCGAGCTCCAAAGAGAAAGTTTACCGGTGGGAGTACAACCCAAAGAACGCTGCAATCATTGGAAATCCTACCATTATCGCGTTTAACATGTCGAATTCTG ATCATGTTACGCGTACCTTGCTCTTACAGCCTGGGGAAGATGGTCAATCCGAGTATCTCATTGTCAGCCGTGGCTCAGCTAGCAACTTTGACGAGTCGTCGG CCGACGTGAACGCTGGTCCCGCTCAAATTCGCCGTTTCCCTCTTACAAAGTCTGACCGTCCTACAGAGGGTTATAGCTGGAATCAAGGAACGGTTCTGGCATGGGGTGTTCGTAATGGTGTTGGCATTGCACTTTCCAAGGACGGAAAAGACCTCTGGGAGATTGAGAATAGCTCGGATAATCTTAGGTGGCGCGGCGTCAATATTCATACTGATAACCCTT CTGAGGAGCTTAACCGAATTTCCCTTCGTGACCCCGAAAATATTCCCATCGAAAGCAAGTTCTATGGATACCCATCCTGCTATACCGCATGGAACTCATCATCAGTGCCTCGCAATGAGTCCCAGCCTGTCTTTGATCTTCCAACTGGTGCTCAGTTCTCCAGACGCCCAGTAGGAACTCAACCGGATGACGCATGGTGCCAGAAccccaacaacaacaagcctCCTCGCCTCTCGTTCCAAGCCCATTCGGCACCTCTCGACCTTGTTTTCTACGACAACTCGAAGTGTGTCCCCAGGGACAACAATGTTGGCATCTCTCGCAAATGGGACGGTGATGCATTTACCAGCTTCCGCGGCTCCTGGAATCGCCGACCACCAACCG GTTACAGCGTTGTCCGCATCCCATGGGAGGGTGATGCTCCTCGCGCGCCCGCCAACTCGGTCAATGGTTACGAGCACATTGTATATGCGCCAGACCTGACCAAGTGCCCTTCGCAATGCATCCGCCCCGTTGGCTTGGCTTTCGGCGAGAAAGGGCAGTTGTATGTGTCTTCGGACGAAACTGGAGAG ATTTTCGTGATTGAAAACAAGGAAGCCCAATTAACTGCGAATTGA
- a CDS encoding pyrolysin yields MRVLITAATAAAVQFAAGAVDLKSVKHVSTANTVPGSYIVTLAQGSHLKRGFSSPHAELYHELNARGTKYQVSKEWNDAGLLIGAAVKLGNDVDLVNLAQASGVQASDERSITPVYLHPGPKPVFKTVVGASNSTAAKDTFSTHVMTGVDKLHADGYFGKGITIGIIDTGIDYTHPALGGKFGPGNKVIGGYDFVGDAYTGRDGTPAPAPDDDPLDQCNGHGTHVAGIIGADPTNPYNISGVAYESSINAYRVFGCDGSVPDDILIDSLLRAYKDGNDVITLSLGGADGWTEAVSGVVASRIADAGRIVTIAAGNDGQYGSWYTSGPGTGLSVISVGSVDNTVTTVQNAVVSNGREISYLGLATLPIPAGLALYATSSDTTVADDACNPLPATTPDLSNRLVIIRRGTCTFVSKLDNAAKFGAKYFLIYDNKDQTLSSISTGDYVAALISQQDGVFLVTGAAPQNLTISFPNNPDTIPVPGGGLMSSFSTYGPTNDMYFKPAVSAPGGNILSTYPVPLGAYAILSGTSMATPFVAGSSALLLQIKGKTATTAKLARTLFENTAIPVQQTTSNTSLLETASHQGAGLIQVYDAIHTTGVLTPAELLVNDTANFKGTQIVKITNNSKKPVTYTLSHVPAGTAPTIDGIEPILGPVPLVNSPATVTIVPNKIIIPGGLTLPVVVSIKPPTGLDAKTFPVYSGYIKAKGSDGSSLQSTYLGVAAPLKDAKVLDNTDSYFNVKLPLATDKDGNPISGPTTYTLNGTDSPLVLYRLVWGTPLLQIALVDAKANITTNQRRSTEISAELGVRSLSLPHSTINKRSIWSWLFPWLNQGPGTFGKVPIKGVLYQEDYISRNSAGATADTNGYSAFQATQFANGTAIPDGSYKILLRALKITGNPTNEEDYEVWTSPVINVKRT; encoded by the exons ATGCGCGTACtcatcactgctgccactGCTGCCGCGGTCCAGTTTGCTGCCGGTGCGGTCGATCTCAAGAGCGTCAAGCACGTCTCAACCGCAAACACCGTACCCGGG TCGTACATCGTCACTCTTGCTCAGGGATCCCACCTCAAACGTGGTTTCTCGTCTCCACACGCCGAGCTTTACCATGAACTCAACGCACGGGGAACCAAATACCAAGTGAGCAAGGAGTGGAACGATGCTGGGCTTTTGATCGGTGCTGCCGTCAAGCTTGGCAACGATGTGGACTTGGTTAATCTGGCGCAAGCGAGTGGCGTCCAGGCAAGTGATGAGAGG TCCATTACTCCTGTCTACCTTCATCCCGGTCCAAAGCCAGTGTTCAAGACCGTCGTTGGGGCGTCGAACTCGACTGCGGCCAAGGATACATTCTCAACTCACGTGATGACCGGTGTCGACAAACTTCATGCCGATGGGTATTTTGGAAAGGGTATTACAATCGGTATTATCGACACCGGCATTGACTACACCCATCCTGCGCTCGGCGGCAAGTTTGGTCCGGGAAACAAAGTGATTGGCGGATACGATTTTGTTGGTGATGCCTACACTGGTCGAGATggcactcctgctcctgccccAGATGACGAT CCCCTTGACCAATGCAATGGTCACGGCACTCACGTTGCAGGTATTATCGGAGCTGACCCCACCAATCCATACAACATCTCAGGTGTTGCGTACGAGTCTTCGATCAATGCTTACCGTGTGTTTGGCTGCGACGGCTCTGTCCCCGATGATATCCTTATCGACTCGCTCCTCCGTGCTTACAAGGACGGAAATGATGTCATCACTCTTTCTCTTGGTGGTGCAGATGGATGGACCGAAGCTGTTTCGGGCGTTGTAGCAAGTAGGATTGCCGATGCTGGTCGTATTGTCACAATTGCTGCGGGTAACGACGGCCAGTATGGTTCCTGGTACACTTCCGGGCCTGGAACTGGTCTAAGCGTCATTTCGGTCGGAAGCGTTGACAA CACTGTTACGACCGTACAAAACGCCGTTGTTTCTAACGGACGTGAGATTTCATACCTTGGTCTGGCAACTCTTCCCATCCCTGCTGGCCTTGCTCTCTACGCTACTTCTTCCGACACAACTGTTGCCGATGACGCTTGCAACCCTCTCCCAGCTACTACTCCTGACTTGTCTAACAGGCTTGTCATTATCCGTCGTGGAACTTGCACTTTTGTCTCGAAGTTAGACAACGCGGCCAAGTTTGGGGCAAAGTACTTCTTGATTTACG ATAACAAGGACCAGACCTTGTCTAGCATATCTACTGGCGATTATGTCGCCGCGCTCATATCTCAGCAGGATGGTGTATTT CTCGTCACGGGAGCCGCTCCCCAAAACCTTACTATTTCGTTCCCTAATAACCCCGACACAATTCCTGTTCCTGGTGGTGGCCTCATGTCCTCATTCAGCACTTACGGTCCAACCAACGACATGTACTTCAAGCCTGCCGTCTCGGCTCCTGGCGGAAATATTCTCTCGACTTATCCCGTCCCTCTGGGCGCATATGCAATTCTCTCTGGAACATCGATGGCCACTCCATTTGTCGCTGGTTCCTCTGCTCTTTTGCTCCAAATCAAGGGTAAGACCGCCACGACTGCCAAGCTGGCCCGTACCCTCTTCGAAAACACCGCGATTCCCGTTCAACAAACTACCTCCAATACCAGCTTGCTCGAGACTGCTTCGCACCAGGGTGCCGGATTAATCCAGGTCTATGATGCGATCCATACAACCGGTGTCTTGACGCCAGCCGAGCTGTTGGTGAACGACACTGCAAACTTCAAGGGTACTCAGATTGTCAAGATCACGAATAATAGTAAGAAGCCTGTGACGTATACCTTGAGCCATGTTCCGGCAGGTACTGCCCCTACTATTGATGGAATTGAGCCTATCC TGGGACCTGTTCCATTGGTCAACAGTCCTGCAACTGTGACTATTGTTCCCAATAAAATCATCATTCCTGGTGGCCTCACCTTGCCCGTTGTTGTCAGCATAAAGCCCCCTACTGGTCTCGATGCTAAGACCTTCCCTGTCTATTCTGGTTATATCAAGGCCAAGGGCTCCGACGGCTCATCTCTTCAGTCGACTTACCTTGGTGTCGCTGCGCCGCTGAAGGATGCGAAGGTTCTTGATAACACAGACTCGTATTTCAACGTCAAGCTTCCGCTAGCAACGGACAAGGACGGCAACCCGATCTCGGGACCGACGACTTATACCCTGAACGGCACTGATAGTCCTCTTGTCCTCTACCGCCTCGTATGGGGTACTCCACTGCTCCAGATAGCACTTGTTGATGCCAAGGCGAATATCACCACCAACCAACGTCGTTCCACCGAAATCTCTGCCGAGTTGGGCGTTCGTTCTCTGTCCCTTCCCCACTCCACTATCAATAAGCGCTCCATCTGGAGCTGGCTCTTCCCATGGCTCAACCAGGGTCCGGGAACATTTGGCAAAGTCCCGATAAAGGGCGTGCTATACCAGGAGGACTATATCTCGCGCAATTCTGCCGGCGCTACAGCCGATACGAACGGATATAGTGCATTCCAAGCTACGCAGTTTGCGAATGGCACTGCTATCCCCGATGGTTCCTACAAGATTCTACTGCGCGCACTAAAAATCACTGGCAACCCGACAAATGAGGAAGACTACGAGGTCTGGACTAGTCCTGTGATCAATGTGAAGAGGACATAG
- a CDS encoding pyrolysin — MEDLDRWLLAESRLKAAAQEFSQCCSALQNLNYDYSQDSAAQDYLDRKVTLVRGRRDSLTATESMISQSQTILNAALSQFRPLASIQRLPNELLSRVFNLAIPPYCPWAQFDDPDILLDITSVCRRWRKLAIQTPSLWSHVDFYLTDYEKDPPPPRIEQMWLERAKGTPLHVHFFCSSNLEFTTYTPQLLALPQLVEILVPYVSQIITLELFYFELRYIIETLTEIRLAQGITNPINTLHINGTGPTGSGRSNSPAPAWPASLFKGLSEIHIGELGEIHCPTLYQLASILNCCPCLHTLRLHSLSILADTDTRNYPTVHLPHLRFLGLRRVFQHNQRNILSILQPGSMELHLEVDMHLDDNDFAATTSFITTFHVTSLCLWPPPWFNYDNPEIKRYLPFAQAVHTLLIPLEEGGTDEQLDALLTTNQAGASLPRLPNLKTLCLMAARFWPSGIKSLEKVVSTYSLNKIALIACGTGLSHARGPGDERLRIKFEGMLQRIPQRVPEFVFEHGYVFGSNGPWHMRLQKRLIGLID; from the coding sequence ATGGAAGACCTTGATCGATGGCTCTTGGCTGAATCTCGCCTTAAGGCTGCAGCTCAAGAATTCTCACAATGCTGTTCTGCACTACAAAACCTCAATTATGATTATAGCCAAGATTCCGCTGCACAGGACTATCTCGATCGCAAAGTAACCCTGGTACGAGGTCGCAGAGATTCACTTACTGCAACTGAAAGTATGATCTCACAATCTCAAACCATCCTAAATGCCGCGCTTTCACAATTTCGACCCCTCGCCTCTATACAAAGATTGCCCAACGAGCTCTTGTCTCGCGTTTTTAATCTTGCCATCCCGCCATATTGCCCTTGGGCCCAATTCGATGATCCTGATATTTTACTTGATATAACCTCGGTTTGTCGTCGATGGCGCAAATTGGCGATTCAAACCCCTTCCTTATGGTCGCATGTAGACTTCTACCTCACGGATTACGAGAAGGACCCCCCACCTCCCCGAATCGAACAGATGTGGCTAGAGCGCGCAAAAGGAACTCCGCTTCATGTTCACTTCTTCTGTTCCAGTAATCTCGAATTCACAACATATACACCCCAACTTCTTGCACTACCCCAGCTGGTAGAAATTCTCGTTCCATACGTCAGCCAAATTATCACACTAGAGCTGTTTTATTTCGAGCTCCGTTATATAATTGAGACGTTGACCGAAATCCGCCTCGCCCAGGGAATAACCAATCCTATCAACACCCTTCACATTAACGGTACGGGTCCTACTGGATCTGGCCGTAGTAACTCGCCTGCTCCAGCTTGGCCGGCTTCTCTATTTAAAGGACTTTCCGAAATACATATTGGCGAACTTGGAGAAATCCATTGTCCAACGCTCTATCAGCTTGCATCAATACTCAATTGTTGCCCTTGCCTCCATACTTTGAGATTACATTCACTTTCTATACTTGCAGACACTGATACTAGGAACTATCCTACGGTTCACCTGCCCCATCTACGTTTCTTGGGATTGCGTCGCGTATTCCAGCACAATCAACGGAATATCTTGTCGATCCTACAACCCGGTAGCATGGAGTTGCATCTGGAAGTCGACATGCATCTGGACGACAACGATTTCGCTGCTACCACAAGTTTTATAACAACCTTTCATGTCACTTCCCTCTGCCTCTGGCCTCCACCATGGTTTAATTACGATAATCCTGAAATCAAACGCTATTTGCCGTTTGCACAAGCTGTGCATACACTGCTGATTCCACTTGAAGAAGGAGGCACGGATGAGCAGCTAGATGCCCTTTTGACCACAAACCAGGCAGGCGCATCGCTCCCGCGACTCCCGAATCTCAAAACCCTCTGTCTGATGGCTGCGCGTTTCTGGCCTAGCGGTATAAAGTCTCTGGAGAAAGTCGTTTCTACATATTCCTTGAACAAAATCGCGTTGATTGCGTGTGGTACGGGGCTTTCCCACGCCCGGGGCCCTGGTGACGAACGCCTTCGCATCAAATTTGAAGGAATGCTCCAACGGATACCACAGCGGGTTCCAGAATTCGTATTTGAACATGGTTATGTATTTGGCAGCAATGGGCCCTGGCATATGCGTCTGCAAAAAAGGCTTATTGGTCTAATAGACTGA
- a CDS encoding glycoside hydrolase family 131 protein, whose translation MVFSRFPLIAACAVGALATPILYDGRAPLNYTSTNIDAFQSPYVYVVKGSEAASKYVSFSTSNPPPTPLWYPKGSTKAIEQTVSVKIDNSSVFVPGNNPDNSQWGFRRTEIIAQNNRTMLQSGKTVWHFSVMRDEARPLNFTHEYQIVFAEPDDGSHVFGLKIGSSFTVPTAPKLPTKTARNLEVLDHALNVLYSTPFDLNTWHNFAIQVDWDARTLGVFASKGDSKLKKVSKLVSNNSTKPVPEGRGDFHFGLLKLPLANPKDTTEQQGDVVHRGIQEGTLEGLYYSGVFVESATGGVSAGYSSIIPAF comes from the exons ATGGTATTTTCCCGCTTCCCTCTGATTGCTGCTTGCGCAGTTGGTGCCCTTGCAACCCCCATTCTCTACGATGGTCGAGCACCTTTGAACTACACATCGACTAACATCGATGCCTTCCAATCACCTTATGTATA CGTGGTGAAAGGTAGCGAGGCCGCCAGCAAG TATGTCTCTTTCAGCACCAGCAACCCTCCTCCAACTCCGCTGTGGTACCCTAAAGGATCTACGAAAGCAATCGAGCAAACCGTTTCAGTTAAAATCGATAATTCCTCCGTCTTTGTTCCAGGAAACAACCCCGATAACTCGCAATGGGGTTTCCGTCG TACCGAGATCATCGCACAGAACAATCGCACGATGTTGCAATCTGGCAAAACTGTGTGGCACTTTAGTGTCATGCGTGACGAAGCCCGCCCTTTGAATTTTACGCACGAGTACCAGATTGTATTCGCTGAGCCTGATGATGGAA GCCATGTTTTCGGGCTTAAAATTGGCTCAAGCTTTACTGTCCCGACGGCACCCAAGTTACCTACGAAGACAGCGCGCAACCTAGAGGTCTTGGACCATGCTTTAAACGTCTTGTACTCCACTCCTTTTGACCTCAACACATGGCACAACTTTGCTATCCAG GTTGATTGGGATGCCCGCACTTTGGGGGTATTTGCTTCTAAGGGAGATTCGAAGTTAAAGAAAGTTTCCAAGCTGGTCTCCAACAACAGTACAAAGCCCGTGCCTGAAGGACGAGGAGACTTTCACTTTGGCCTACTCAAG CTGCCACTTGCAAACCCCAAGGATACTACCGAGCAGCAAGGCGATGTCGTACACCGTGGCATTCAGGAAGGTACTCTCGAAGGCCTTTATTACTCTGGTGTGTTTGTCGAAAGTGCGACTGGTGGTGTGAGCGCCGGTTACAGTAGTATAATTCCGGCGTTCTAA
- a CDS encoding short chain dehydrogenase, with translation MQAIKNTIAENTGISGAHQLAKPEHQFALDEVPDLTGKVAIVTGGSEGIGLASATTLLKHGISKVFVLSPNPEYAGEALQFFEKELGTSATDRVTWVPCDLADWSQTELAAKHLASQIDRLDILLNIAGRGIMTAQRNKYDIDLHMALNHFGHVVLTSTLLPLLKKTADSGSTVRIVNAGSNLHEKAPKETRFADVAELNKDFGPNGQYGRSKLAAILYARYLARHLSASHPRILVNAFHPGIVITRQSTEHIHEPYPILGWGNNALYPLKKDIWDGSVSVMYAATKTERTGEYICPPAIPEPGSDLARDDSLGEQLMELTKQVLSTKAQLKLGFY, from the coding sequence ATGCAGGCTATAAAGAACACTATCGCAGAAAACACTGGCATCTCTGGCGCCCACCAGCTCGCGAAACCTGAGCACCAGTTCGCACTTGATGAGGTTCCTGATCTTACTGGCAAGGTAGCCATTGTTACTGGGGGATCCGAAGGTATCGGTCTCGCTAGTGCTACCACTCTCTTGAAGCACGGTATTTCCAAAGTATTCGTCTTATCTCCTAACCCTGAGTACGCTGGAGAGGCTCTACAATTCTTTGAGAAGGAACTCGGTACTTCAGCAACCGACCGCGTCACCTGGGTACCATGTGATCTTGCAGACTGGTCTCAAACAGAGTTGGCTGCCAAACACCTTGCCTCCCAGATCGACCGACTAGATATCCTTTTGAACATAGCTGGTCGTGGAATCATGACTGCACAGCGTAACAAGTACGATATCGACTTGCACATGGCTCTCAATCACTTTGGTCACGTTGTTCTTACAAGCACCTTACTCCCCTTGCTAAAGAAGACGGCCGATTCTGGGTCAACCGTTCGAATTGTAAACGCAGGCTCTAATCTACACGAAAAAGCGCCCAAAGAGACCAGGTTCGCAGATGTCGCCGAGCTTAACAAAGATTTTGGTCCCAATGGACAATATGGCCGAAGCAAGTTGGCGGCTATCCTGTATGCGCGCTATCTCGCACGACATCTATCGGCTTCCCATCCTCGTATCTTGGTGAACGCGTTCCACCCCGGGATCGTTATCACTCGCCAATCTACTGAGCATATCCACGAGCCATACCCTATACTGGGATGGGGTAACAACGCTctataccccttgaagaaGGATATTTGGGATGGCTCAGTTAGCGTTATGTATGCCGCAACCAAGACTGAACGCACAGGCGAATATATCTGTCCTCCCGCAATCCCAGAGCCAGGAAGTGATCTCGCCAGGGACGATTCTCTGGGGGAACAACTGATGGAATTAACGAAGCAGGTGTTGAGCACCAAGGCTCAATTGAAACTAGGCTTCTATTGA
- a CDS encoding rhamnogalacturonate lyase, protein MRFSSLLFITGLPAALAAFGVTEGSGYIDVDTGNQLVYRVSTSSGDITSIKYNSVEYQYSKKYTQISSGLESATVTYKTSGEYITITITTNTLTQYYVAVSGQSALYIGTHITAEPSVGELRFIARLDADKLTGSTASDARGGTAIEGSDVFTVSGQTRSKFYSSVRFIEDQVHGVTGSGVGVYMVIPGNGYETSSGGPFHRDIDNQNSPSDDGAQEVYFYMNSNHEQTESYRTGFFGPYALVFTSGIAPSSSLDISFFENLGLEGYVASSGRGKVSGTVSGVASSFTAVVGLSNSAAQYWGVASGGAFSISGVKTGTYTATLYKNELEVATGSVTVSAGKTATLTLTSTESLPTLIWQIGVPDGTPSGFLNANKFETMHPSDSRMNSWGPVTYTIGSSSESSFPMAQFVAVNNPTTIKWTATSTQTGARTLRIRTTSSYNGGRPTIQVNSWTSNTPAAPTKIDSRGVTRGTWRGLNQMYELWVLIK, encoded by the exons ATGCGTTTCAGCTCACTATTATTTATCACTGGGCTGCCGGCCGCTTTGGCGGCCTTTGGTGTCACAGAAGGCTCGGGATACATTGATGTCGACACCGGAAATCAACTGGTATATCGGG TTTCCACGTCCAGTGGGGATATAACCTCAATTAAATACAACAGCGTGGAATACCAATACTCCAAAAAGTATACCCAGATTTCCTCTGGGTTGGAGAGCGCGACGGTTACCTACAAAACGTCTGGAGAATACATCACTATTACTATCACCACTAATACGCTT ACGCAATACTACGTCGCAGTAAGCGGTCAGAGTGCGCTGTATATCGGAacacacatcactgctgagCCTTCGGTTGGAGAACTAAGATTTATTGCCAGGCTAGATGCCGACAAACTTACAGGATCCACTGCATCGGATGCCAGGG GAGGAACTGCGATTGAAGGAAGTGATGTTTTTACCGTCAGCGGTCAAACCAGGTCGAAGTTCTACTCGTCCGTTCGGTTCATCGAGGATCAAGTACACGGAGTCACTGGGAGTGGAGTTGGGGTGTATATGGTAATTCCTGGGAATGGGTACGAGACGAGCAGCGGGGGGCCTTTCCACCGGGATATTGATAACCAGA ATTCCCCGTCTGATGATGGTGCCCAAGAGGTATACTTCT ATATGAATTCCAATCACGAACAAACCGAGTCCTACCGCACAGGATTCTTTGGCCCTTATGCGCTAGTGTTTACATCTGGCATCGCACCCTCTTCTTCCCTTGACATCTCGTTCTTCGAGAACCTTGGTCTGGAGGGGTATGTCGCGTCTTCTGGACGGGGTAAAGTCAGTGGAACCGTCTCGGGCGTAGCATCGAGCTTTACAGCGGTTGTGGGTTTAAGTAATTCAGCGGCCCAGTACTGGGGCGTCGCCTCAGGAGGAGCATTTTCGATATCAGGTGTCAAGACAGGTACATATACTGCCACATTATACAAGAACGAGTTGGAGGTTGCAACGGGTAGCGTGACCGTTTCGGCTGGAAAAACTGCGACCTTGACTCTGACTTCGACTGAGAGTCTTCCAACTTTAATTTGGCAGATTGGTGTCCCCGACGGAACCCCGAGTGGCTTTTTGAACGCCAACA AGTTTGAGACCATGCACCC GAGCGATTCGAGGATGAATTCCTGGGGACCGGTGACTTATACAATCGGCTCTTCGAGTGAATCATCGTTTCCTATGGCGCA GTTCGTGGCCGTCAACAACCCAACGACAATCAAGTGGACAGCCACGTCCACCCAAACAGGCGCTCGCACCCTACGCATACGCACTACTTCCTCCTACAATGGTGGCCGGCCAACCATTCAAGTCAATAGCTGGACGTCGAATACTCCTGCCGCGCCCACTAAGATTGACTCGAGAGGAGTCACAAGGGGAACTTGGAGGGGTTTGAATCAGATGTATG AATTATGGGTGTTGATCAAGTAG
- a CDS encoding CVNH domain protein encodes MHFTTALITAVSTAIFAASGVQAAGNFAASCSNYYIQNNNFLWATCGDGRGGRTTSALNLELLHWERCGNYATGCSACLIHTGTYMRCQCGSGSGIADLNECVANRGGLLACA; translated from the exons ATGCACTTCACCACAGCATTGATCACAGCCGTCAGCACTGCTATCTTTGCTGCGAGCGGCGTTCAGGCTGCTGGCAACTTTGCTGCCTCTTGTAGCAACTATTATATTCAAAACAACAACTTCCTATGGGCAACCTGTGGAGACGGTAGGGGTGGCAGGACTACCTCTGCCCTCAACCTTGAACTCCTGCATTGGGAACGATG TGGTAATTATGCGACGGGCTGCTCTGCCTGCCTTATCCACACTGGCACCTACATGCGATGCCA ATGCGGTTCCGGAAGCGGCATTGCTGACTTGA ACGAATGCGTTGCCAATCGTGGAGGTCTTCTTGCTTGTGCCTAA